The nucleotide window CTACTTGTAAAGTCTTACTTTTTCATTTGACTCATCATAACATGCATATGCAGTCTCCTAAGAGTCTGAAATCGGGTCTGCATTCCACATCTTACCGCTTTCTGCTGGTCTTTGAAGGAGCCCCAGAGCTGCTCCAGTTCAGGAGGGACAGGAGAGCCAGACAGCTCCAGGGCCTTGATGATGTCACCTGCGTAGCGAAcctgctcctctgtgatgaAGGTGTAGGCATATCCCTGCGAGGAAGacacaagacagacagaacGACAGGCATGCAGAGATTAAAAttctaaacaaataaaaaaaggattcatttttaaatccaAGTGTGTAATTCCTATTTAATGTTATGAACTCTCTCACTGTGCTCACCCTGTCCAAATCGCAGGTTTTGAGGTGAATTTGAGCTGACTGACCTTATTGCCGGCTCTGCCTGTGCGTCCAGCCCTGTGGACGTAGTCTTCATAGTGGTTGGGACAGCTGTAGTTGACCACTAGGATCAGCTGCTTGACGTCCAGGCCTCTGGCTGCCACTGAGGTGGCCACCATCAGACGACAAGCTCCATTCTTGAAGTCATTGATGATGCTGTCTCTGTCATACTGGTCAATGCCTGCAAGGAGGAGAGGAATACATTTTGTGAAGGACCAAAGATGTAGAAACACTAGCTGGGTCTATGATTGTCAATGCAGAAAGCAATCAACTCAAGAATGGGCACCGCgagaatgaattaaaaaaaaaaaaaaaagtgtccaagGCTCTTTGCagtgaaagaaaatgtaaaaagcctTTCATCTAAACAGGTCAACTTTACTGTCACATTTTATCTCAGATGAGGCTTTTCTGGAGAGTGTTCCAAGGCAGTAATCAAATCCTGCTTTGACTGAAATGCTATCCtcaagatattttatttatgttgaaaTCAGAGCTGCTTATTTTACCATGCATTTCAATTAGCAACAAGCAAATTCCCAACCCACAAAGAAGAACCGCAGGATGAAATATGTGACAAACAGCATGCAACGCTGCACATATTCATTGTGTTACAAAGaaatactttcatgttatatatcttacaaaaaatatgtatttcatatTCCATTTCCAGGGTTTATaatgaaagacaaaaatcaaaagGATTTAGGCTTTCGAAAAATCATCCCGTTAAACCGTAGTACAAAATACAGTCCAGTTTTTCAAGGTTTTGCATCACACACTGTAATATAAACTGTGTAAAGACTAAACGACTTGACATGCACTACATATCAACAAAATCCTGTTAGACGTCCTCTAGCGTATTGTATCCTCTATTTATCACCCATTTTTCTTGCCTCTCTATActgtaaacataaaacaaaaatgcaaaacggTATAGGTGCTTATTATTTGAGCTGCTATGTTCATCACAGCTGAGCAGTGTGTCATAATGTTTAGACAGAAAGTTTTTCAGCCGGAGGACCTGGATTAAAGTCTTCCTGTCAACATGCATCTgacctgctgaagtgtctttcAGCAAACAACTACAAACTTCAAGAGCTTTGCTTTGTAACtgtccctgacctctgacctccctacAGGAGAGGTATGTGAAAAAAGAATCCCCTATGAATCAAGTAAGTATTTTAATGTGGTATCTGTGCATCCTTAATTCGAACCCAGTACCTCCGTGCAGGGACATGCAGGGGTACGAGGCTTTCATCAGGTCTTTCAGCAGTCCATCAGCGTGCTCCTGTTTGTCGACAAAGATTATAACTGAGCCTTTCTCCTGGTAGTGCCCCAGGATCTCCAGCAGCTTCAGGAACTTCTTGTCCTCCTCAATCACCAGCttcagaaacaaagagaaaaaaagtgagaaagggAGCAACATGGGGAAAATGAATTGAGGTTTGGTTACCCCGTGAAAAATGTCAACACAAGCTGAAATTATAAAGAGTGGTCGTGTCACCATTAATCACCAGCTACAGtggaaggaagagggaagaatccaaaaaataaattacaaagaTCTTCTCTACCAATTTTAAGGTTAGCAAGGATTGGACTCTGTAAATATGGGCCCACACAAAAGGCATGAGGTTTTACAAAACTGTCAAAGTTTTCAGTTCATTTAGTAATACAAACTATACCTATGCTATTCTTTTTTACCTTTAGAAAAAAGACTCAAGGCCGCCAACGGATGAGCTCacataattttcatgtcaaTTCATACTATAATACTTGGATTGGAAAAACTAAATACTGTCAAATATCAGTATATTGTCTAAATTCTTAGAATATAGCTTGTACATAAATAGGGTGATGTGGGCAACCTTGTCTACCCTAAGTGTCCACAAAGTCACCCATCTGGTACCACGCTACTAGACAAAACACAGATTTCCAGATAAATGCTTGTCAGCGAGACAGATGACGGATCAACAGATTGTTTACCACATGTTGTTCCACGTCGGAGCAGACCACGCTGCGGCCTCCCACTTGGACCTCAATGGGTTTGGAGAGTATCCTGCGGGCCAGTGCCTCCATGGCTCTGGGGAAGGTAGCCGAGAACATGACTGTCTGACGGTCCGGACGCACGTTGTCCACAATACGCATCAcctaatgaaaaaaaacagaggttaGTTTATTTTGCTTACTCATTTGCATTGTCCatcttttttaaagaaaatatagaCTAAACTATTaactagaagaaaaaaaaaaaacgaaggtttttctcaaatttcatgtctcatttttttgGGGCCACCAACACCTAAAACTAACTGTTGCAGCTTTCATAATTAATTGCGAAAAATTGTCTGTTTTGATGTATGAATGTAGTTGAAGCCCACCTGTGGCTCAAAGCCCATATCAAACATCCTGTCTGCTTCATCCACCACAACATAAGTGACTCTGCGCAGGTTGGTGACACGACCTACAAACCAAGGGAGAGGAGCACAGGAAACACAGTTCAATTTAAGAAGGGCTGGGCCTACCTACTTCAGAACACATCACATAATCTGACAAACATAGAAAACCCTCTCCAAGACTAGACTATGTGACATTACGTGAGAGCAACAAAATACCATCCTAAGCTCAGCATATTCTTTTATGGACTACTTGTAAGTGtccaggttttcttttttgttgttaagtatttttctttttgtttgtctctggTCTTGCGTACCATCTCAGGGGCACGAGGAACCTGTAAAAGTCAGAAAACAGCCTCAAGATACAATACAAGAGATGGAGCCACATCAAGCACTATCTGACCAAGCGCCTTTTCACCTACAAGGGAAACATATTAGAGATTACCTCGCATGTGTGGAAAGAACAAAGCCCTTTTTTTGTTATAACTGTGCATAatcaagaatttacattttgtggaATAAAACTGTCAGATACAAcaactattatttatttaaaaaatattccaacTGTACATATTTATGCAAAACTCAGTGTTGTGCAGGGCTCTACAGTGATATTCATTCCAAGGGGCCACATGAGCTCCAAAATCACAGATAATTACAATGACCTGGAACGTATAAAGGAGTTTGATCTGTGAAAATAACTGGAAAGTGCATATCCTTGCTTTAAATATTTAGTTACAAATGCGCTCCTTTTTCTGGCTCCTAGGTAAGCATTAATTTATTCACAAGAGCAAGCTATTAAAATGTAACCCTGTAGAACCCTGGATGAGCACAGCCTCTGATTTTACGAGACAGTAAGAGATGCTGACCAGTCTACGTCCATGTGGCAAATATCCAACATTTTCAGTGACTCCGGCTTGGAGATTCAGGGGCgacagaggcagcagcaccAGTTCCACCTACCTGTAGTCGCCCTTATCTTCAGGGGCCACGTCACTGTGCCGTAGATATAACTGATCCCCAAGGCGGTCAAATAATGTCAACAGTTTAGTAAGTGGTACTGGCTTGGTTCATTATGCACTTCATCACATTCATTCCATGCAAGAAAAGTTACAGTAGGCTCACCAGGCAACACAAGTGATTATTTGTACTGACATCCTGACAGACTAATGAAGTGGGAGTGCGAGGTGTTTGAAACTCACCACTGTTAGCCCCTAACATGTCAATCATTCTTCCAGGTGTGCACACGATGATCTCAGCTCCTCTCTTAAGTTCAGCAATCTGCACCACAAAGATGGCATTATTAATGTAAAATTCAGCATTTATACATAACAATTTAATAACCAAAAACATGCCCCCCACACAGAAAGTAATCCACTGTTTTACCAAGCTTTGTATAAGTTGACAgaatcacatgacaccagcagcGATCAGAAAACCATATTTTGCCatttatgatgtttttaatgttacCTGGAATTGAATTCAAGACCCATGTAGgcacaaaatttaagaaaacaGCTGTAAAGCTGCAAATGGGTACATCTGATATATATCTGATATCTTGTTATAAGAAAGAGGACATCAAAAATGAACTGATAAGGGGCATGAAAACCATTTGTGTTTAGTAAAGCAGATAACATGTTATTCGACTAACATTGTTTTGTATCAACCTAAGGACATAAAGCACCACCcaccacaaaacacactgtATGGCAAAAATAAACCTAAATGATAAATAACCATACTTGCAACATTTAAATACTTTTTACAGCCTTAAATTttgataattattttatttattattttaaacccACAGATATAGGTCCCATATTTCATTACTGAATTTGGCAGAGTTATTCCTGTTTATAAATACAGACCGGACCATCCCGTACCATAAGAGTgacattatatatttatttttacccaaAGTATTGCTCTGCAGTGATATCACACGGACTGCAATCCAATGATCAGGCCACtgtgggccaaaaaaaaaaaaaaaagaaataagatcAACAGGGcaggctagtgtgtgtgtgtgtgtgtgtacctgttcGCTGATGCCCGTGCCTCCGTAAacacacaccaccctgagcCCCAGTGGTTTGGAGAACTTCTTACACTCCTTGGTGATCTGCAGAGCCAGCTCTCTGGTGGGAGTCATGATCACAGctgtgagaggaagaggaagagagatgatGACATACAAACAGCAGCTTTAAACAGTGTCACTATTCTGGAGATTCACATTAtcacacattttccaaaatcaTGAACAACATATTTGGCAAGTAGAGTAAATGGTTCAAATTTGACTTCGGAGGCTTTTGGATTAGCTAAAAAAGCTTCCCTGTTTTAGGGTACTGAACAATGGTGTGTTGCGCATAATTTCACTGTATTTCAGCAGAAATGCTTTGGAGGCATTAGAGCCAGCAGGTTATTATTCCTAAATGAAGTTGGCCCATTTTAATCTTCCTTTGACCTACTTTTGGGTGCAGAACCCATTCTTTGAAAAGCAGTGGATTTGAGTACCACACCCAAGCTTTTCCTTTTAGTCTTCATCCCGCTTCAATTATTCTGGTCTTCAATTTGACAAGAgcaaattttaagaaaaatcatttcagtAATTGTTTGAGGGAACCAGGGCTGGGCTATATATCGACATTAtgttaatattgtgatatgagactagatattggcTGGAATTTTGAATATTGTACTATCATGATGTGACAATAGATGTTGTGtttccctggttttaaaggatGTATTACAGTAAGGAGATAATGTTTCCAGAACTAATTTGCCTCTCCCTGCTTGGTCATCAGTTAATGAGTGTTTATCAAAATCTCCTGAGCGTAAATATTTCATGAAAGTATCAACAGttatccctacaatatcatcacaatatagATATTTGatcaaaaatatcatgacatttgaTTTATCTCTATCATCCAGCCTTAGGAGGAAGTCTGGAGACAGCACTAAGAGGGACTGGCTCTCACCAATGGGTCCCTCTGACTCCTCCAGGGGCCGCTGGTCCATGATGTGTCTGAACATGGGCAGCAGGAAGGCGATGGTCTTCCCACTGCCAGTCTTGGCGATGCCGATGAGATCTCGGCCAGACATGATGGCGGGTATGGCCTGGGCCTGGATGGGGGTGGGCTTCTCATAGCTGTGTCTGGGCAGGGTGAGAGAAAACACTTTGAGATGCACAACAATACACTGTGCAGCTCAGTGGATACGAGTACTGAGTATTACATTTAAGCATTTGCACAATCTGAATACACATTTGGACTTTGGCAGACCTAGGAGAGGGGAAATGAATTTaaattgtatttgtgtgttagAGGGCAGACTGAGTGGGATATGAATACTGATGAATAAGTTTAAATTTCAATGaatttattttgcatattttgtgagGAGCATGTCTCTCCATGATGTGAAATCAGCACTCCTCTGTTGTCGAGCGTAGAAGTGAATTTCAAAAGGATACTAAATAAACCGATTTACAGGTAAAACTATTATTTACTGAACTGGTTATAGGTAATTTACAAGCAGACTGAGTGCCTTAATCCTTTCATTATATTTAATGAtgtctctcttcttttcccATTGCTACGATAACTGTCCAGTGTCCCAAAAACATTCACAATCACCACAGAGATAACCATGATCATTATGACTCACTTCTTCAGAGCGTTGAGGATCTTCATAGATGTACCACACTGTACCCAGGTCTTGATGGGTTTGGGACAGCCCTTGCCTTTGACTGTAATGCCCTCCAGTTCCATCCGGAATGCATTCACCTCTGGATGGAGAACACAGTTTTATTCCTCAAGATATGGACACGTAGTTGTAGTGGATAAGGGGCAGACCTGTTACTGTATCTGAAATCCCAGCTCGACGATCTCCTCTTCAGAAATTCTGAAGAGCAGATCATGCAGCTTGCTTGCTCAGTGAATCATAACAAAAATCAACATCCTCCAGTGTTTTGTTAACATACCTTCTGTGGTCATCTTTGCCAGCTCGGGCACTTCCACATAGAAGTTCTTGCGGTAAGGCTCGTATTGGATCTTCTGGTGGTCGACGGGCTCCAGGACCTTCCTCTGTTTGGTTTGGTAGCCTGTCAGAGCCGTCTGCAggtccacctcctcctcctctgatgagTACTGCCAGACACATCATTGACATTTTAGACAATtagcagatgcacacacagaagctTAGGGCAAGTCTAACAGCAGTAAAGTAGAgtaaaaacagagggaaagaaaggtgCGATCATACCAAATAACATAAATGCAGTACTTTTTTCCCTTAGTGGCACAAACCAAACAGTTCCCGCAAATTTGATCAAATCTGAATCTGACATCTTCTACCAATGTTAACTTTAATTCTGGAATCAAATTAAGCCCAATCTGCATTTAGGAAATCGGGGTCTCTATTTCATCCTGGAAACACTAAGACAATGGGAAATATTCATTTAGATAAAAATTATGTGCacacaaactacaaaaaagaaaagtgaggggagaaaatgagattttttaaagTTATGTGGGAATAAAGAGCATTATCCTAATTCATAATGGAAGAAAACCGATCAGCTTTAGAGAAATTCATGTTTACCATTTTAAAATGAGCCCAACTTCACTGACAACATtgaatggtggaaaaaaagctcACCTCCATAGCATCCTGGTCGTTCTCCATCAGCTCACCCTTTttcttgtgagtgtgtggtcCTTTTTTGGTTTTAACGACTGTTACCACCTTGGTAACTGTCATGGCTCCTTTCTGTTAAGATGCAGGACAACAAATAATTTGGCAAAAGAAAGGAGTTAAAACGGCCAAAAAGACACCACTTACTGGGACCTACACTGCTGAGACTGAGAACACTGGATAGCAAAAATGATAAGATGTGGGAAGTGCAAGAAGATGATACAGTGATTAGGAATCCTGTTGACCGCAGAAATTTAAAATCAAACCTGAGAGCATCTCTTCTACTCTCTCCTTCTGTGCTCTTCTACTGTCTCATCATATAAAAACATTACGAGGTTAGAATCAGTGTGGAAACAATTCATTGATTAAtcgatttttaaaaattatgtgaatttgatttttcataacccattaatattttttgtaatttgtcaaGTAAATATACTAGataatatgtatatttataattCATACTTTTATCAAGTAAATATACTTGATAAATACACAATCAATTGCTAGGTACAATTTCACAaatgctacattttttttttgcttttatccattccatataattaaaaaataaatactttggGGGGTTTGGGAGGCTCctagtaagattttttttaaaaatattactaTTGACTCTGGCAACTGGTAATGGGTAGGTggaattattttgcatttaatgaatgaattggGGAAACAATTGGCACCAGTGAAAATAACTGTTAGCTGCAGCCCCAGTTGGAACAGTTGAGGTTTCTGGATTTCAGAACTCACTTTCATGCCTGTGCAGTTCTCAGTACAGTGTTAAAGAAATACAGCTCTCCATAGTTATATttttggaatttccccttgtgggattaataaagtgtacttacttacttacttactaactACTCAACACTGAAAAGACAAATGCTGCAAAGACTGGTGTGGCCAAACATTCAATTCTCTGCTCTAAATCTAATTCTCTGCTTTTATAAGGCTGTCAAATTTCAGCAGAAGGTAAGTTTCCAGGGGTTTTGTGATGCAGAATTCCCCGACACTCACCTTGTCGTTCCCTTTCATAGCTCCCATGTTGaacttcttcacctcctctttgACCTCCTCCATGTATGCATCCAGGGGATCCATGTCgtcctcctcagcctgctgctccATGGGcgtctgcttctcctcctctccttcctctttcttctcctccttcatctccttctctttcctaTCTCCCTTACCCTCGCCATCTTCGTCATCATCTCCCTCCATAGGAGCAGGcgcatcttcatcatcatctgaaacagaaaattctTGATAAAGCTCTGATGGATAATCTTTTTGCAACTGAGgaaattgctctctctctcaaagtAAAACTGGTTATTCTTCACAGAGCTtcctcaccatcatcatcctccagACTCCACTTCTTGCCCTGTTTCATCTCCTCCAGTTCTCTCTTGATCTCTCCAATGTTCTCAATGgctttcttcctctgctcctccctccatttctccacccgctccttcctcttcctcatctcctcctccagcttgtTCTGGTCAAAGTCTTGCTGCACGGGCACAAACAGAATatattcaacattttatttctataCATAGAAAACATGCAGTTTCAAGCATAATAAGCACTGACTCCTATATGTGTTTGATCATAATCTATGCTGTTAAACCAAGTGTGCTCTACTGTGCAGCTAGAAATCAGTAAGAACTGGTTATGTGGAACTTACATCCTCAACCTTTTCatcttccttctcttctttgATCTTTTTCTTGTCAGACGTGGTATCAGGGGTGTCTTTCTCCTTGCTCTTAGACCTGttgagaaattaaaaacagtgaGACAAACACGGTACTGTGGAATTACTTTTCAGTGATTTGTATGATATTGAAACATTAAGTGCATCAAGTAAGGTATAAAAGTTAccctcaaaaaacacaaagctatAAATATAACTACTTGCGGCAGGCAGTCCAGAAACTAACTTCATGCCTTTAGAGCTTGATTAATATTCTCTGCAACAACTCCACTGTCAATATGTAAACATGTAATCTTTAATGGCGGGACCTCGTCACGTACACAGACTAATTCCAGCTACCTATGCATGCGACATCCACTTTGTGTATTCCTACATAAAGCTGTTTTGATGTGGAAAAACAACCTTGAATTGTTACACCATGTGTCTATTACCATCCTTAACTTAACCAATGTCCCATTAGTCTACATTTCTTGAGTTGATTATTTGTAAGAATTATCacttttcatctgttttcctgcttttgcTGGGGCTGGACGATCGGGACCTGCGGCCTCTGCTCCTGCTCTTGGACCTCCTCCTGTCTCGGCTCCTggatctcctcctctccctgctcctgGAGCGCCTGgggagcacagaaacacacacacacacacacacacacacacacagcaacaacatgaGGAGCGACAACACCAAACCCGCTGGCATCTTGCCGTGGATTGCCATCATGATTAATTTAGCACAGACCTGTCAAAGAGCCACGATACTCGTTGTGGTAACACTGACTGCAAATGTGTAGTGCTAACATCATTTGGTGAGGCAGTCATCCAAACCATGATTAGACAAGGGACACAATCTGATGGAAATCCAATTTGCAGCTAGCTGCCAGATATTACCTCCCCTATTATTTCTGCATAGTATTGTTGCTGAAAATACTTGTTTTGGTGATACATACATAATTACCAGACCCAAATAGAATCTGCACCCGCGGTGCTCCGACGAAAAATAGATTGATTATAGTACTGCATAACTGTCTAAAaccttaaaaggaaaaaaaatatcactcagattttcctcctgaatcaccacagaaaaccagaaaaagtcTGCAGATTCCGTGAATGAGTGATAATGACTTATAATAACAGCATTATTGGTTGAGTTTaggggtgggggaaaaaaacaatccacTTACATAtgacaattcttttttttttttttttttttccaaagaattTTTAAATCGATTTTTAGATGACtaaatcaatttaaaatgaagatATTGGCTAGATGACCTAAGAAATTCGCTGGTACCAAGCAGGTCATGCTAGACTGTTGGCAAGGCcactaaatattgctccaaagttaggatacattttgatgaagaaaaatgtggcatggccattttcaaagcgttcccttgacctctgacctccagctgttgcagtgagaccatttttgaaacactgtataaaatgacctactGTGACCTGTGAAATTTTACATCCACACACTGAaggataattcaaaaacaaaaatcctaaTAAGTTGTAATATCGAAACACAATACctaagaatcacaatattgaaGAATCACAGTAGATATAGAACCGGTACCCAAGAATCATTTTAGTATCGAATCGACAGATAAACCCGGCCCTCGCTGACTTGACCCGGCTGTCTGCGCGGTCCAGCTCCTGTGAGAGGCACGACCTGGCCTCTTCCAGTGCATCTGATCAGCTcgcttacacaaacacatacaaacacacacacaaccgcacgcacgcacgcacgtacctgggtctcttcctgtctctggaCCGTGACCTGCGCCGGTCTCGGCTGCGGGACCGCTCACGCCTGGTTCGGTCTCTGTCCCGGTTTCCGGCCCGGTCGTCCTTTTTGGATCGTTTGTCCGGAGAGCGGCTCTTGGACCGACTGCCAGACCGGCCTCTGGACGCCGAGCGCTTCCTGTAATGTCTGAGGAGTGAAGAGCACGACacggtaaacaaacaaactgcgCTGTGAAGGAGTTCTTCAGTCTGTCTGCCGTCCACCGTCCAGAGCCAGCTCAAATGAAAAGTCTGTTGACGCTACACATTAGCACGGGACCTGTTAGCTAGTGTTAGCCACAGTAATGCACCTCATAAGTAGCTCTGGGAAGTGGTAAAAATCATACAAACACCCGCCACATGAAACGAATGCATCCTTACATACCTTGACTCCCGTCCCATTGTTATTCTGAGAGCGCAAATGTGTTAAAAAGTCAACAGTTTACGACGAAACTTGTACGTGCTGTTTCCATGGGTCTTTGAAGCGGCTGCGTCACAAACCCGCGACAGGTCAACTCTCAAATGCTGAGGCGAGGCGGCACGGTGCGCCCCCTACCGGCAGGAGGTCGTAGGCACGACTGGAATCTGTTAAGGCGATCTGATGATTTTGTCGTCTCTCGGACCCAAATAGAGACACATTCAACCTCATTAATAAAGACTTTCTATCAGGGACCGTCCAGAAGATTTCCTGGTTGATTTAGAGttgaaaactgttcatattttatGGAGGTAGTAGagctgagaaaacagaaaatcctATTTAAATCCAATTTTATGGGTGAGAGTGATTTGATATGATTTGAATACTTATTTTAATACATTCTgcaaatatgaactatttcacATTTAGCTTGTTACCCCCTTTGAGGACCTTTGGGGGTCCCCTTTACCCCAATTTGACAGCTGTattaaatgaaaaaggaaatgaaaagtgaaT belongs to Myripristis murdjan chromosome 14, fMyrMur1.1, whole genome shotgun sequence and includes:
- the ddx46 gene encoding putative ATP-dependent RNA helicase DDX46 isoform X1, producing the protein MGRESRHYRKRSASRGRSGSRSKSRSPDKRSKKDDRAGNRDRDRTRRERSRSRDRRRSRSRDRKRPRRSRSRERRRSRSRDRRRSKSRSRGRRSRSSSPSKSRKTDEKSKSKEKDTPDTTSDKKKIKEEKEDEKVEDQDFDQNKLEEEMRKRKERVEKWREEQRKKAIENIGEIKRELEEMKQGKKWSLEDDDDDDEDAPAPMEGDDDEDGEGKGDRKEKEMKEEKKEEGEEEKQTPMEQQAEEDDMDPLDAYMEEVKEEVKKFNMGAMKGNDKKGAMTVTKVVTVVKTKKGPHTHKKKGELMENDQDAMEYSSEEEEVDLQTALTGYQTKQRKVLEPVDHQKIQYEPYRKNFYVEVPELAKMTTEEVNAFRMELEGITVKGKGCPKPIKTWVQCGTSMKILNALKKHSYEKPTPIQAQAIPAIMSGRDLIGIAKTGSGKTIAFLLPMFRHIMDQRPLEESEGPIAVIMTPTRELALQITKECKKFSKPLGLRVVCVYGGTGISEQIAELKRGAEIIVCTPGRMIDMLGANSGRVTNLRRVTYVVVDEADRMFDMGFEPQVMRIVDNVRPDRQTVMFSATFPRAMEALARRILSKPIEVQVGGRSVVCSDVEQHVLVIEEDKKFLKLLEILGHYQEKGSVIIFVDKQEHADGLLKDLMKASYPCMSLHGGIDQYDRDSIINDFKNGACRLMVATSVAARGLDVKQLILVVNYSCPNHYEDYVHRAGRTGRAGNKGYAYTFITEEQVRYAGDIIKALELSGSPVPPELEQLWGSFKDQQKAEGKTIKSSSGFSGKGFKFDETEHALANERKKLQKAALGLQDSDDEDGALDIDEQIESMFNSKKRVKDLSAPGAATGPAGAMAAAAAAAGGLTSLGAPSAGNIQKLEMAKRLALRINAQKNLGAEAQDVMQQATNAILRGGTIMAPSVSAKTIAEQLAEKINAKLNYTPVEKLEEERQAAEQAETVKRYEEELEINDFPQTARWKVTSKEALQRIGEYSEAAITIRGTYFPPGKEPKEGERKIYLAIESANELAVQKAKAEITRLIKEELIRLQNSYQPTSKGRYKVL
- the ddx46 gene encoding putative ATP-dependent RNA helicase DDX46 isoform X2, which translates into the protein MGRESRHYRKRSASRGRSGSRSKSRSPDKRSKKDDRAGNRDRDRTRRERSRSRDRRRSRSRDRKRPRRSRSRERRRSRSRDRRRSKSRSRGRRSRSSSPSKSRKTDEKSKSKEKDTPDTTSDKKKIKEEKEDEKVEDQDFDQNKLEEEMRKRKERVEKWREEQRKKAIENIGEIKRELEEMKQGKKWSLEDDDDDDEDGEGKGDRKEKEMKEEKKEEGEEEKQTPMEQQAEEDDMDPLDAYMEEVKEEVKKFNMGAMKGNDKKGAMTVTKVVTVVKTKKGPHTHKKKGELMENDQDAMEYSSEEEEVDLQTALTGYQTKQRKVLEPVDHQKIQYEPYRKNFYVEVPELAKMTTEEVNAFRMELEGITVKGKGCPKPIKTWVQCGTSMKILNALKKHSYEKPTPIQAQAIPAIMSGRDLIGIAKTGSGKTIAFLLPMFRHIMDQRPLEESEGPIAVIMTPTRELALQITKECKKFSKPLGLRVVCVYGGTGISEQIAELKRGAEIIVCTPGRMIDMLGANSGRVTNLRRVTYVVVDEADRMFDMGFEPQVMRIVDNVRPDRQTVMFSATFPRAMEALARRILSKPIEVQVGGRSVVCSDVEQHVLVIEEDKKFLKLLEILGHYQEKGSVIIFVDKQEHADGLLKDLMKASYPCMSLHGGIDQYDRDSIINDFKNGACRLMVATSVAARGLDVKQLILVVNYSCPNHYEDYVHRAGRTGRAGNKGYAYTFITEEQVRYAGDIIKALELSGSPVPPELEQLWGSFKDQQKAEGKTIKSSSGFSGKGFKFDETEHALANERKKLQKAALGLQDSDDEDGALDIDEQIESMFNSKKRVKDLSAPGAATGPAGAMAAAAAAAGGLTSLGAPSAGNIQKLEMAKRLALRINAQKNLGAEAQDVMQQATNAILRGGTIMAPSVSAKTIAEQLAEKINAKLNYTPVEKLEEERQAAEQAETVKRYEEELEINDFPQTARWKVTSKEALQRIGEYSEAAITIRGTYFPPGKEPKEGERKIYLAIESANELAVQKAKAEITRLIKEELIRLQNSYQPTSKGRYKVL